The Pseudomonas kermanshahensis genome includes a window with the following:
- a CDS encoding AraC family transcriptional regulator — MTDSQHSPTYAKRFEAVLAYIDNHLEDDLSVNALSRIANFSAFHFHRQFTAFMGVPVSRYVQLMRLRRAAHQLVASPATSVLEAAFGAGFESPEAFSRAFKRAFGMTPSVFAKAPNWQAWSAVFVVPHRSRSITMQIRIVDFTETRVAALEHRGAPALVGESVARFRQWRMHSGQSPVASCRTFGIPYDNPDTTPAHAFRFAVCGEIDEAVQPNDFGVHERVIPAGRCAVIRHSGSPDYIGETIYPLYRDWLPSSNEELRDHPLFFHYLSAYPETPLEQWQTDIYVPLK; from the coding sequence TTGACTGACTCACAGCACAGCCCTACCTACGCAAAACGGTTCGAAGCCGTGCTTGCCTACATCGACAACCATCTCGAAGATGACCTGTCGGTGAATGCACTGAGTCGCATCGCCAACTTCTCGGCGTTTCACTTCCATCGGCAGTTCACGGCGTTCATGGGTGTTCCGGTTTCACGCTATGTGCAACTGATGCGGCTTCGACGCGCGGCGCACCAACTGGTCGCCTCGCCCGCAACGTCGGTGCTGGAAGCGGCATTCGGCGCTGGTTTCGAAAGCCCCGAAGCCTTTTCCAGAGCCTTCAAGCGTGCCTTCGGCATGACGCCGAGCGTGTTCGCCAAGGCCCCGAACTGGCAGGCCTGGAGTGCGGTATTCGTTGTTCCTCATCGTTCCAGGAGTATCACCATGCAGATCCGTATCGTGGATTTCACCGAAACCCGGGTAGCCGCGCTCGAGCACCGAGGTGCGCCCGCCCTGGTCGGCGAAAGCGTCGCGCGTTTTCGCCAATGGCGGATGCACAGCGGCCAATCGCCAGTGGCCAGCTGCCGCACCTTCGGCATCCCCTACGACAACCCCGACACCACCCCAGCGCACGCCTTCCGCTTCGCCGTTTGCGGCGAGATAGACGAGGCTGTGCAGCCCAACGATTTCGGCGTGCACGAACGGGTTATCCCGGCGGGGCGCTGTGCAGTGATTCGGCATAGCGGTTCGCCTGACTACATTGGCGAAACCATCTACCCGCTTTATCGTGACTGGTTGCCGTCGAGCAACGAAGAGCTGCGCGACCATCCGCTGTTCTTCCATTACCTGAGCGCGTACCCGGAAACGCCCTTGGAGCAATGGCAAACGGATATCTACGTCCCGCTGAAGTAG
- a CDS encoding LysR family transcriptional regulator has translation MELRHLRAFVVAADLQHFSRAAEQLGIAQPALSQLMRTLESELGLTLFRRENRGVALTAAGEAFLPHARQSIEASERAMAAARRAKRGEVGEINIGYHSALFEANLPQLLRHYFSTFPEVKVSLVDAGIRAQFDMLLDHKLDLAFARVFKDHLPDRLRTHPFSQSRLVLLIPDNHELADRFSGDLSTLRHEKFVFLQDSTGIGLTSHTLQACRQHQLHPQNIMYVPSLMSIPGLVAAGIGLSIVPETMTRLTMPGIRIVPLAQAEMVSELSLISRIDERSRAVLHFIEEAHGWGLGGLAPGGHGTAYFSGT, from the coding sequence ATGGAACTGCGTCACCTGAGAGCGTTTGTGGTCGCCGCTGACCTGCAGCATTTCAGCCGGGCGGCAGAGCAACTGGGCATTGCACAACCGGCACTGAGCCAATTGATGCGAACGCTTGAGTCTGAGCTGGGGCTGACACTGTTCCGGCGGGAGAACCGCGGCGTGGCGTTGACCGCTGCCGGCGAGGCGTTCCTGCCTCACGCGCGGCAGTCCATCGAGGCCAGCGAACGGGCAATGGCCGCGGCCCGGCGTGCCAAGCGGGGGGAGGTGGGCGAAATCAACATCGGTTACCACTCGGCATTGTTCGAAGCCAATTTGCCGCAATTGCTCCGGCATTACTTCAGCACGTTCCCCGAGGTCAAGGTGTCGCTGGTCGACGCCGGGATTCGCGCGCAGTTCGACATGTTGCTCGACCACAAACTCGACCTGGCCTTCGCCCGGGTATTCAAGGACCACCTGCCGGACCGTCTGCGCACCCACCCATTCAGCCAGTCCAGGCTCGTCCTGCTCATCCCGGACAACCATGAATTGGCCGACCGCTTCAGCGGGGACCTGTCGACCCTGCGCCACGAAAAGTTCGTGTTTCTCCAGGACAGCACCGGCATCGGCCTGACCTCCCACACCCTCCAGGCGTGCCGGCAGCATCAGTTGCACCCGCAGAACATCATGTATGTGCCGTCGCTGATGAGTATTCCCGGGCTGGTGGCCGCCGGCATCGGCCTGAGCATCGTGCCGGAAACCATGACCCGGCTGACCATGCCGGGCATCCGCATCGTGCCGCTTGCTCAAGCGGAAATGGTCAGTGAACTTTCGCTGATTTCACGGATTGACGAGCGTTCTCGTGCAGTGCTGCACTTTATCGAAGAGGCTCATGGGTGGGGGCTCGGTGGCCTGGCACCGGGCGGGCATGGCACGGCCTACTTCAGCGGGACGTAG
- a CDS encoding MFS transporter, whose translation MSTISDAPHDSRMPRKAVTAATIGTALEWFDFTLYGAMSATILPKLFFPAMEPTAGLLASLATFGVGLAARPLGAITCGYLGDKLGRRNLMLATVTMMGLASVLMGLLPTYGQVGIWAPILLVLLRIIQGFALGGESTGAQLMALEHASPDRRGRYSGMLGLCSPLSQILANGVLMGLAATLSSEQFESFGWRIPFLMSFVLVIVAIFIRLKVDETPAFVALKKAPLKQEKSPLTSAVSSHYKTILRLMLFFCSPAALFYLIVIFSLSYLTKHLGFSQSTGFMSLMVANLCAIFGALAGGYLSDRWGRKKALALGSCMTLLILFVYFPILNTLNVPAIMAIMGLFLGFTQFQSGIQPVAFAEAFPTQVRYSGSALAYTGANLVIGGPMPMIAVWLMSQSNNSPWPLVTLCAVINLISLAMIITGRETRGIDLNAVAEDDTVEARATTLLSK comes from the coding sequence ATGAGCACAATCAGTGACGCGCCTCATGATTCGCGCATGCCTCGCAAAGCGGTGACCGCCGCGACCATTGGCACAGCCCTGGAATGGTTCGACTTCACGTTGTATGGCGCGATGTCCGCGACCATTCTGCCCAAGTTGTTTTTCCCTGCGATGGAACCCACCGCAGGCCTGCTCGCTTCGCTGGCAACGTTCGGTGTCGGCCTGGCCGCGCGGCCCTTGGGCGCCATTACCTGTGGCTACCTCGGTGACAAACTCGGCCGCCGCAACTTGATGCTGGCCACCGTAACCATGATGGGCCTGGCTTCGGTACTGATGGGGTTGTTGCCCACCTACGGCCAGGTGGGTATTTGGGCGCCGATCTTGCTGGTGCTGCTGCGGATCATTCAAGGCTTCGCACTGGGTGGCGAGTCCACTGGCGCGCAACTGATGGCGCTGGAGCACGCCTCCCCCGATCGTCGCGGGCGCTATTCCGGCATGCTCGGCCTGTGCTCGCCCCTTAGCCAGATTTTGGCCAACGGCGTATTGATGGGCCTGGCAGCAACGCTTTCAAGCGAGCAATTCGAAAGCTTCGGCTGGCGAATCCCGTTCCTGATGAGCTTCGTCCTGGTAATCGTCGCGATATTCATTCGCCTGAAAGTCGATGAAACCCCGGCCTTCGTGGCCTTGAAGAAGGCCCCGCTCAAACAGGAAAAGAGCCCACTCACATCAGCCGTGAGCAGCCATTACAAAACCATCCTGCGACTGATGCTGTTCTTCTGCTCACCCGCTGCGCTGTTCTACTTGATCGTGATTTTCTCCCTCAGCTACCTGACCAAGCACCTCGGCTTTAGCCAATCGACGGGCTTCATGTCACTGATGGTGGCTAACCTGTGCGCGATTTTCGGTGCGCTTGCCGGTGGTTATCTGTCCGATCGTTGGGGGCGTAAAAAGGCACTGGCATTGGGCTCGTGCATGACGTTGCTGATTTTGTTCGTCTATTTCCCAATCCTCAACACCCTGAACGTGCCCGCCATCATGGCAATCATGGGGCTGTTCCTGGGCTTCACCCAGTTCCAAAGCGGCATCCAACCTGTGGCCTTCGCCGAAGCGTTTCCTACCCAGGTCCGCTACTCGGGCTCGGCACTGGCCTACACAGGCGCCAATCTGGTAATCGGTGGCCCAATGCCGATGATCGCCGTGTGGCTGATGAGCCAGTCGAACAACTCGCCATGGCCGCTGGTGACATTGTGCGCGGTGATCAACCTGATCTCGCTGGCGATGATCATCACCGGCCGGGAAACCCGCGGCATCGACCTGAACGCTGTCGCCGAAGACGACACCGTCGAAGCCCGCGCTACCACCCTTCTTTCCAAATAA
- a CDS encoding type II 3-dehydroquinate dehydratase — protein sequence MNRTVFILNGPNLNLLGRREPHIYGHTTLEQIRQRSESLALELDLICDFRQTNHEGVMVDWIQEAFEQGAAVIINPAGLSFHSIPVLDALKLLDTPLVELHLSNIHARDELHRHSIMSGVVNTVICGMGADGYPLAIRAIDALLRRRAANN from the coding sequence ATGAATCGCACCGTTTTCATCCTTAACGGCCCTAACTTGAACCTGCTGGGTCGCCGTGAACCGCACATCTACGGCCACACCACGCTTGAGCAAATCCGCCAACGCAGTGAAAGCCTGGCGCTGGAACTTGACCTGATATGCGACTTTCGCCAAACCAACCACGAAGGCGTCATGGTCGACTGGATTCAGGAAGCCTTCGAGCAGGGCGCTGCAGTAATCATCAACCCGGCTGGCCTTTCGTTTCACTCGATTCCAGTACTGGATGCGCTGAAATTACTCGACACACCGCTGGTCGAACTGCACCTGTCGAACATTCATGCACGGGACGAACTGCACCGCCACTCGATCATGTCTGGCGTGGTCAATACAGTGATCTGCGGCATGGGCGCTGACGGGTATCCCCTCGCAATCCGAGCTATTGATGCTTTACTGCGGCGTCGGGCAGCCAATAATTAA